A single Populus alba chromosome 7, ASM523922v2, whole genome shotgun sequence DNA region contains:
- the LOC118043609 gene encoding uncharacterized protein isoform X2, whose product MKQETLTLVLVNFAGIMQRADESLLPGVYKEVGAALHTDPTGLGSLTLFRSVVQSSFYPLAAYLAVHHNRAHVIALGAFLWAAATFLVAISSTFLQVAISRGLNGIGLAIVMPAILSLVADSTDESNRGMAFGWLQLTGNLGSIIGNLCSVLLATTSFMGIAGWRVSFHLVGIISVIVGVLVYLFAKDPHFSDTDGRAKDKTPQTFISEFKDLIKDAKSVVKIPTFQILVAQGVSGTFPWSGLSFAPMWLELIGFSHKQTASLLNIFVIGGSFGSLFGGRMGDILAKRLPNSGRIMLSQISSGSSIPLAGILLLVLPYDPSTAFMHGLVFFTMGLCTSWNAPATNNPIFAEIVPERSRTTIYALDNSFESVLSSFAPPIVGILAQRLYGYKVPKTSSDSVEVETDRENAESLAKALFMSFVIPMSICVFIYSFLYWSYPRDRERAKMNALIESEMQQVEAQDSPFGEEYSQLHLSESKGLDGKETTETDVENGKNDKLDFDDDSDDKALLSSKLTSSD is encoded by the exons ATGAAACAAGAGACACTCACATTGGTACTGGTGAATTTTGCGGGGATTATGCAGAGAGCTGATGAGTCTTTGTTGCCAGGAGTGTATAAAGAAGTGGGTGCAGCTCTACATACAGACCCAACTGGGCTGGGTTCACTCACTTTGTTTAGATCAGTAGTTCAGTCTTCTTTCTACCCATTAGCAGCTTACCTTGCTGTGCATCATAATCGTGCCCATGTCATTGCTCTTGGTGCTTTTCTTTGGGCTGCTGCCACCTTCCTTGTTGCCATATCCTCTACTTTTTTACAG GTGGCAATTTCAAGAGGTCTAAATGGGATCGGACTTGCCATAGTCATGCCTGCCATTCTGTCTCTTGTTGCCGATTCGACCGATGAAAGCAATCGCGGTATGGCATTTGGATGGCTCCAGCTAACAGGAAACCTTGGCTCCATCATTGGAAATCTCTGCTCGGTACTACTAGCCACAACATCGTTCATGGGGATAGCTGGTTGGAGAGTTTCTTTCCATTTGGTTGGAATAATAAGTGTAATAGTTGGTGTTTTGGTCTATCTCTTTGCCAAGGATCCACACTTCTCCGATACTGATGGTAGAGCTAAAGATAAAACTCCTCAGACTTTTATTTCAGAGTTCAAGGACCTGATCAAAGATGCGAAGTCCGTTGTCAAAATACCAACCTTCCAAATACTTGTTGCTCAAGGTGTCTCTGGAACATTTCCTTGGTCAGGTTTATCATTCGCTCCTATGTGGTTAGAGCTTATTGGATTCTCTCATAAACAAACAGCATCCCTCCTGAACATTTTTGTAATCGGTGGTTCATTCGGTAGCCTGTTTGGAGGAAGAATGGGGGATATCCTTGCCAAACGCTTGCCTAATTCTGGGAGAATAATGCTATCACAGATAAGTTCTGGTTCAAGCATTCCTTTAGCAGGGATTTTGCTTCTGGTGTTGCCATATGATCCATCAACAGCATTCATGCATGGTCTGGTCTTTTTCACCATGGGACTCTGCACATCCTGGAATGCTCCAGCTACAAACAA TCCAATATTTGCAGAGATAGTGCCAGAGAGATCTCGAACAACAATCTATGCTTTGGACAACTCATTTGAGTCCGTACTGTCTTCTTTTGCTCCCCCAATAGTTGGCATTTTGGCTCAGCGCTTGTATGGCTACAAAGTTCCCAAAACATCATCGGATTCTGTCGAAGTTGAAACAGATAGAGAAAACGCTGAATCACTTGCCAAGGCACTCTTCATGTCATTTGTCATTCCGATGTCAATATGTGTTTTCATCTACTCCTTCCTCTACTGGTCGTATCCAAGAGACCGGGAGCGGGCAAAGATGAATGCGTTGATAGAATCAGAAATGCAACAAGTAGAGGCTCAGGATTCTCCTTTCGGAGAAGAATACTCTCAGCTACATCTTTCAGAATCAAAAGGGCTTGATGGAAAGGAAACAACAGAAACTGATgtagaaaatggaaaaaacgaTAAGTTGGATTTCGATGATGATAGCGACGACAAGGCTCTACTTTCAAGTAAACTAACATCCTCAGATTAG
- the LOC118043609 gene encoding uncharacterized protein isoform X1, whose protein sequence is MKQETLTLVLVNFAGIMQRADESLLPGVYKEVGAALHTDPTGLGSLTLFRSVVQSSCYPLAAYLAVHHNRAHVIALGALLWAAATFLVAISSTFLQVAISRGLNGIGLAIVMPAILSLVADSTDESNRGMAFGWLQLTGNLGSIIGNLCSVLLATTSFMGIAGWRVSFHLVGIISVIVGVLVYLFAKDPHFSDTDGRAKDKTPQTFISEFKDLIKDAKSVVKIPTFQILVAQGVSGTFPWSGLSFAPMWLELIGFSHKQTASLLNIFVIGGSFGSLFGGRMGDILAKRLPNSGRIMLSQISSGSSIPLAGILLLVLPYDPSTAFMHGLVFFTMGLCTSWNAPATNNPIFAEIVPERSRTTIYALDNSFESVLSSFAPPIVGILAQRLYGYKVPKTSSDSVEVETDRENAESLAKALFMSFVIPMSICVFIYSFLYWSYPRDRERAKMNALIESEMQQVEAQDSPFGEEYSQLHLSESKGLDGKETTETDVENGKNDKLDFDDDSDDKALLSSKLTSSD, encoded by the exons ATGAAACAAGAGACACTCACATTGGTACTGGTGAATTTTGCGGGGATTATGCAGAGAGCTGACGAGTCTTTGTTGCCAGGAGTGTATAAAGAAGTGGGTGCAGCTCTACATACAGACCCAACTGGGCTGGGTTCACTCACTTTGTTTAGATCAGTAGTTCAGTCTTCTTGCTACCCATTAGCTGCTTACCTTGCTGTGCATCATAATCGTGCCCATGTCATTGCTCTTGGTGCTTTACTTTGGGCTGCTGCCACCTTCCTTGTTGCCATATCCTCTACTTTTTTACAG GTGGCAATTTCAAGAGGTCTAAATGGGATCGGACTTGCCATAGTCATGCCTGCCATTCTGTCTCTTGTTGCCGATTCGACCGATGAAAGCAATCGCGGTATGGCATTTGGATGGCTCCAGCTAACAGGAAACCTTGGCTCCATCATTGGAAATCTCTGCTCGGTACTACTAGCCACAACATCGTTCATGGGGATAGCTGGTTGGAGAGTTTCTTTCCATTTGGTTGGAATAATAAGTGTAATAGTTGGTGTTTTGGTCTATCTCTTTGCCAAGGATCCACACTTCTCCGATACTGATGGTAGAGCTAAAGATAAAACTCCTCAGACTTTTATTTCAGAGTTCAAGGACCTGATCAAAGATGCGAAGTCCGTTGTCAAAATACCAACCTTCCAAATACTTGTTGCTCAAGGTGTCTCTGGAACATTTCCTTGGTCAGGTTTATCATTCGCTCCTATGTGGTTAGAGCTTATTGGATTCTCTCATAAACAAACAGCATCCCTCCTGAACATTTTTGTAATCGGTGGTTCATTCGGTAGCCTGTTTGGAGGAAGAATGGGGGATATCCTTGCCAAACGCTTGCCTAATTCTGGGAGAATAATGCTATCACAGATAAGTTCTGGTTCAAGCATTCCTTTAGCAGGGATTTTGCTTCTGGTGTTGCCATATGATCCATCAACAGCATTCATGCATGGTCTGGTCTTTTTCACCATGGGACTCTGCACATCCTGGAATGCTCCAGCTACAAACAA TCCAATATTTGCAGAGATAGTGCCAGAGAGATCTCGAACAACAATCTATGCTTTGGACAACTCATTTGAGTCCGTACTGTCTTCTTTTGCTCCCCCAATAGTTGGCATTTTGGCTCAGCGCTTGTATGGCTACAAAGTTCCCAAAACATCATCGGATTCTGTCGAAGTTGAAACAGATAGAGAAAACGCTGAATCACTTGCCAAGGCACTCTTCATGTCATTTGTCATTCCGATGTCAATATGTGTTTTCATCTACTCCTTCCTCTACTGGTCGTATCCAAGAGACCGGGAGCGGGCAAAGATGAATGCGTTGATAGAATCAGAAATGCAACAAGTAGAGGCTCAGGATTCTCCTTTCGGAGAAGAATACTCTCAGCTACATCTTTCAGAATCAAAAGGGCTTGATGGAAAGGAAACAACAGAAACTGATgtagaaaatggaaaaaacgaTAAGTTGGATTTCGATGATGATAGCGACGACAAGGCTCTACTTTCAAGTAAACTAACATCCTCAGATTAG